The sequence tggtatatacattCAATAGAAcatgattcagccttaaaaaggaattaaattctgCTACATGCTATAATATGGGTGAAcctggaaaacattatgctaatttaaataagccagacacaaaaagacaaatactgtatgattccacttatgtaaaTTCCCTAGAATAGTCATATTcgtatagacagaaagtagaatagtggttaccagggactgtgGGGAAGGGAATAATggaaagttattgtttaatgggtacagagtttcagtttggaatgatgaaaaatttctgtAAATGAATAGCGGTGATGCTtccacaaaaatgtgaatgtactttaATGCCCTTGAATTGCACACTTATAAATAGTTAAaaggtaatttttatattatgtatatttttccacaataaaaaatccagaaaatttgACTGTTTTAAAGAGAACGATAAAGTGttatttagtacattcacagtgttgtgcaacctcCATCTCTGTTTAGTTCCAaagcatttccatcaccccaaagtaAAACTCCTCATTCACTAAGCAGTTTCCCTCCTTTACCCtctccccccagtccctggtaGCCATCAATCTGTGTTATAACTTGTATTGGTCTTCTCCTAGGtcttccataacaaaatacacaGATTAGGTGactttaacaacagaaatttaatttctcacagttctggaggttggaactCCAAGATCAAGTTGTCAGCGGGTTTGCTTTCTCCAGATCTCATTATACCCTCATTTggcctttttctcctcctcttcttacaagCATACTAGGCATATTTGATTGTGGCCCCACCCTATATCCTCATTTAACCTTATTTACCTCCTTaaaaaccctatctccaaatatagctACACTGGAGGTTAGAGCTTTAACCTATGAATTTATGGGACACAGTTCAGTACCTAACATTTAACCCTCTGTCTCCCCAATATTCATGTCCTtctcatattaaaaaagaaaacaaaacaacttcaCCCAATCCCAACAGGCCCCAAGCATTAACCCATTCTAGCATCAACTCCAAGTTCGGTCTCatctaaatatcatttaaatcatGTCTGGATGAGACTTGAGGTTTAATTCATTTCTAGGCAAAACTCCTCTCCAGTTTTGAGCCtgtgaaattaagaaattacATGTTTCCAAATTCAGTGGTGAAATAGGCATAAAATAGACATTCTTTTTCCAAAGGGAGAAATCATGAAGATTTCcccctatgtttccttctaagagttttatagtttcacctCCTACATTAGGTTTCTGatccattttgaaataatttttgtatatggtgtaacgTAAGGGTTCAACCTCATTCTTTTGcaggtggatatccagttttcccaacacaatttgttgaaaagactgtccttttcccattttatggtCTTGGCACCCTGTTGAAAATCATCTGACCATATCTGTGTGAGCTTTTTTCTGGatgtttattctatttcattggcctatatgtctgtctttatgccagtaccacactattttgattattgtagctttgatAGGGGTTACATTGCAATGAACGGATTCTCCAGTAGAGCTTCCAGTgggagcctggccctgcccagaCATTGATTTCTGactcccagtctccagaactgtgagaggataaatttctgttgtgttttttttttaagcagcagccacaggaaaccaaTACCAATGGTGAGTGGCAGGCTCAGTGGCAAATGAGTATTTATCCCTATTTTCACCTTACCACCTTTTTCCTGAGACAAGCAGATAAACTCTCCTTTGTTAATGGATAAATCCAAAATGGCTAGGACAGACTCTTAcaagcaagtttttttttaaaaattattaattagctaattttatttttggctgcattgagttttcattgctgcatgtgggctttctctagtcatggtgagcagggggctactctttgtggcagtgcacaggctcctcattgcggtgccttctcttgttgcagagcacgggctctaggcacgtgggcttcagtagttgtggcacgcaggctcagtagttgtggctcgtgggctctagagcacaggctcagtagttgtggtgcatgcgcttagttgctccgtggcatgtgagatcttcctggaccagggctcgaacccatgtcccctgcattggcaggtggattcttaaccactgtgccagcagggaagtccctcaagcaAGGTTTTAAATGTGCAAGAggaatgtaatttttattaattttattgtttatattgtccccatattgtttttgttttgttttgttgtttttgcggtatatgggcctctcactgttgtggcctctcccgttgcggagcacaggctccggacgcgcaggctcagcagccatggctcacgggcccagccactctgcggcatgtgggatcttcctggaccggggcacgaacccgtgtcccctgcatcagcaggcggactctcaaccactgcgccaccagggaagcccccccatatTGTAATGAGAGTGAAAGGCATTAGCTGGTGTTCAGTTCATCATATTAAGACATACAGATCCTCCCCTTGAACTTTTATTTATAGTCTTGCTTtacagaatatttaatatttttacatagtaTATACCAATTGTTCCCCTTATggtttcatcttttcttctttttctaatgttCAGATAGGCCTTCTCTTCTCTAATCTTTTCCTTGGATTCAGATTAacatatatctatattttcttttagttattttattggTTTGTCCTTAATATACTTgggataaaaatatatgcatgggTAATTCTCAAACTCCagtgtgcatcagaattacctcGGAGCCTGTTAACAATGCAGTTACCTGGGCACCATTATCAAAGTGTGGTTCTTGGGTGTGGGGCTAGGattctgtattttaaacaagCTCCACATGTGATTCTGAAGCATTTGATAGGCTAGCAAACTTCAAGGACCACTGACATTACTATCTTAAAAGGATCTCATGTGTTGATTTTGGGGTGTAATTCTTCCTCTCTGATGTGTCTTTCACAAGAAAAACATTCTAGATAAATGAAATGACTTCCTTAGGCTCACACAGTCAATCAAGGATAGTGCagagaaaataaaccaaagatATTTTAGTGACAAATTATACCCAGTTGTTCTGAACTCTACATGTATATCAGAATCATTGTGGGTGCTTTTACAATGTAATGATCCCTTGATCTCACTTCTAATGAGTCTGATTCAATAGGTTGGAATTGGGTCCTGAGCTCCACTTTAAAATCTGAGGTAATTCAAGCCTGCAGCCAAGATTACAACCTATGCACTAAAGATaacagcataaaaataaaacagttgtcTCTTTAAAAAGGGGATGGCCTAGTGGTAAAATAAagtctgatgtgtgtgtgtgtgtgtgtgtgtgtgtgtgtgtgtgtgtgtgtaatgaggAGGGGAGTGTCCAAACTTGAACTAAAGTTGGGGCCTCCACTTTAAGTCCAGAGATGTCTGATGAACTTGTAGGATGCAGTGGGTGTGGAGTAAAATCTAGTTTCCTGAACTTTTAACCAGttcacaggtgattctgatgcagctgGTCTTTATAACACATGTTGATAAACActgatatatattaatattacaaCATCCATGTGTTGAAACTGATATATAATGCTTTCTCCATTGTGTTCCTTTTTCAATTGCAAGCTACAGTCTGCAGAGAAAAGAAGTCACGTTTTCACAAATGATCAGAGGCAAACCTGGGCCCAGCTTGCAGGACTTTCAACTCAGTTATAACTACCTGCAGTGCCGTACAACTTACCAGAacttgtgctaggcactgagggTACCAGGACAAATGAGACAATATATTTACTGTAAGAAGGGAAGTCTAGTTAGGGAGCAGTGATGACTGGGTGGTGGAACATGTCCTAAAACAAGGGTCCATCTCCTGGATCCCCAGTCTCATCCTATTTCCCGCTGATCTGTGATTACAGGTTTATTGAGCAGAGCAAAAATCAAagtaaaggaagaggaaaactgCTCTGGATCCATGTAGGTTGGTGTGAGTAGAGACTACCAAAGATTCCTGCGGTGAGGGTGGTGTGGACCAGAACAGTCTTGGGGACATAAAGCCACCCCAACACCTGTGTATACAAAGAGTGAAACCTGTAGCAGTGTCTATGCAGAAAATGGACTGCCAAGAAGACTGAGCCATATTCATGGGAGGATAGAAGAGATAGTTGAATTCTGAGCACACTACCATGAGTGTCACTCAGATTTAtcttgggggatggggggtgagGACAAAAGTCTGAGAAAAACCACAAAGGGCTGTTTGGATACTTAAGCAGCACTGGGGAAGTACCCAACTGAATTAAGTATAACTCTAAAGCAGGAAGGGGCATTCTCTACATTTCTGAATGGGCAAACTGGGGATTCAGACCACTGAGGGCTCCAAAAATATCAGTGGGTCTTTGTCACCTTTAAGACTCCAGCACATCAGCAGTGGTGGGGACCGGTGGAGGGAGGAAAACCTAGCAGAAGGGGAAGGAGTGCCTCGTAGTCATGGCATTATCCAGGGAAAGGAGACACAGCAGCATAGGTGTAGAAAGGTGTCTCCTACCTGGCAGTCAGTTGGACTTGCTGGTAGGCCTGCTCCTTTGGTCCTTACCTAAATATGAAGGACACCTAGAGGGCTGGGCCTTGCATGTGTCGACTGAGCCAGCCACAGAGTTCGGTCATTACCTAATTTGATTCCCACAGTAGCTCTATAAAGCATGtactatcttcattttatagacaaataggctgattttaaagaaacatatctGTAATAATTGCCAGGTTTGTGCTTCTAAATAAGAGATCCAGAGGTAATATAAGATTTATGTCTTTAAATTGTGCCTCAAGTATTTATTGTCTCCATTCCCTTTATAAGCTGATTGGTAAGTTATTTacatcttacatttttttctgacacATGTgtattcattttggaaaaatgagaaaaaacattaaaaaaataagaaaaagatgcattctgatgtgtgtgtatatatatatattgtacatGCTTTTAAATGATAGTATATCTACAGACTGCTTTCTAAACTGCTTTATTAGCTTTACAATATGTAATAGACATCTTTCCATGCAAGTTGATAAAATCTCCCCTGCTGACAGAAAAACTTACAGACTAAgtcaaaagtgaaaattaaatctCCAATCAGAAAAATGACAGAACACAAAAGGTTCACAGTAAAGGGTAcatcaagaaaatgcaagttTGGGAAGCAGGGGGGTATACAATTATTAACCTCAGCATTCAAGGCATAAGGCAAAATTCATCATGATGATCGTGGTGAGGAGGATCTCCAATAAGAATGCGCAGACTGTACCTCAACTGAAGCTCCCTAATTTTCCTCCTTAGCTCTCTCATCTCCTCCATGAACCTTTCCATATCATCTGCATCTCCATCTATGATGTCAATGTTATTGACAAGCCTATTGGGCATATCCTCTCTGAAATCTTGGGCAGGTGGAGCCCATTCCCCTCTAATGTTTCCTCCAGGTTCTTGGCCTTCACCACCTCCCAAAGGGCGGGCTTCCTCATTCTGCACTGGAACCTGCTCCTCTCCTCTGCTTTCCTTGGGGACATTTTCCATCTTGAGAtttgtttttcctgcttcttcttcCTAGTAGATAAAAGGATTGAATGTTTTGTAAAAACAGGATTCAGAGCTCTGTGAGCAAAGGTTTTCCCACCTGAGAGACTTCGTGTGCCCTCTAAGGGGTGCCACAGATCTAGCCCTGCCCCAAAGCCCACCATTTTCCCTGAAAACCGTCCCAGGGCCACTCCTGGCACAGAAACGTAGGACAGGTAGTGGGCTGGACCGTCGCTGAAAAACCAGGTCTTAGCCTCCAGGGATCCTGATATGCCCTCCAGGGGCACCCCAGAGCTTGCCCCTTTACTCCCTTCTTCCCTCACCAGCCACAGGCCCACAGTTTCTAAAGACTCGGCCAGATTTCTCCTGCACTtaagtggggcagggagggctgggagTCCCCCAAATTCTGTTCTGATCCCTGATACCCCTACACCAAAGGGTCCCAGGCACCTCCCATACCTGCAGGAATCAGAAGCAATCTTCCTCTCGTAGCCTTGAAATCTGCTGCACCCACGGACCTAAAGACCTGCAGACAGAAATTCGACAATGGCTAGGACTGATCACTCGACTAAAGGACCAGTATCAGGGGACACCAGCTCCGTTGTTGGTTTAGGACTCTGCTAGAAATATGTtgctcccttctctttctcctccatcctGTCTCACAGCTTCTTTTCCCGCCCTGTGACGCGCTACTCTGCCTTCCAGAAGAAATCAAAGCTGATTATTTCCAAACCAGTTTCACCTCTTCTTTAGGCCCCTTATCTCCACTGTCTCGTCCTTCCCGTCATCTAATTACCATTTCTTGAACGCAAATGGACAACTTGCGGGGCGTGGGAATCCGAAGAGGTTGCTGGGTGGTTACGTGGTTCATTTATAAAGAATTTCAATCTGGGTATCTGCCAGGACCTTTTGGGACCCAGTGGACTTTCTGGAGCTCACCCTCGGGCCACTGCCCACCATTTTATGCATCAAGATGAATGAAGAGGTAACGTGGGCATTGCAAACCTGTCCCCGCTGCGGCGTCAGCGCTTTGTCAGGCTTACCCCAGGGTCCGCAGGTAGCGCCCACGCTTACACCGACCTGCAGGGACCAGAAACTGTTTCTCGTTCCCCGCCTATATCCCGAAGTCAGTAGCCCGCCCAATCGACTGCCTCCTCTACAGAAGGGACGTGCTTCCCAGACCTAATCCCTGTCCCTATCCTCTGCAGCAGCCGCCCCGgtcccctccccctacccctcCCCGGAGTTCCCACAGCCCACCATTTCCGGCTCCAAAATGGAAGGAGGGTGGAGAAG is a genomic window of Phocoena sinus isolate mPhoSin1 chromosome X, mPhoSin1.pri, whole genome shotgun sequence containing:
- the BEX5 gene encoding protein BEX5, yielding MENVPKESRGEEQVPVQNEEARPLGGGEGQEPGGNIRGEWAPPAQDFREDMPNRLVNNIDIIDGDADDMERFMEEMRELRRKIRELQLRYSLRILIGDPPHHDHHDEFCLMP